A single region of the Fimbriimonadaceae bacterium genome encodes:
- the pilM gene encoding type IV pilus assembly protein PilM, which yields MAKKLSSVVGIDIGSRSIKVAEIRNAGKEASVTGLGMIDTPEGAVDHTGIYNAEAVAGALKQVLSASGISNPNAVVSIAGQASVLVRTLEVPRMNPAELKEHMQWEINRNIPFSESTVVSDFKPLADEDPTSQNMEVVMAISPQSAIDTVMACLKKAGRNTAAIDVEPLGLARSLVTSYDDQHVGKTVCLVEIGHKTTSINIYRNGKLLLPRQVPMGGEMFTQAIADAMGVSNEEAERLKQETADLDRVDVAAGVGGVATQAFTPYNPFADETPADDAGSAPTAAEAPAEIAPVADAGNDGVNKALAGVAEEFAAEIKRSLDYYRSRGSNVDVIALCGGGAKLRGLGTYLTKSTGQTCDNYDPMRRLNLNIRKVPPAYVDEHREEFAVAVGNGLHICFE from the coding sequence ATGGCGAAAAAGCTAAGCAGCGTCGTTGGAATCGACATCGGGAGTCGGTCTATCAAAGTCGCCGAAATTCGTAACGCCGGGAAGGAAGCCTCGGTTACGGGTCTTGGCATGATTGACACACCGGAAGGTGCCGTCGACCATACAGGTATTTACAATGCAGAAGCAGTTGCAGGAGCGCTTAAGCAAGTGCTGTCTGCAAGCGGCATCTCAAACCCCAATGCAGTCGTGTCGATTGCAGGGCAAGCCTCCGTTCTGGTGCGCACGCTCGAAGTGCCGCGGATGAACCCTGCTGAGCTCAAAGAGCATATGCAGTGGGAGATCAACCGGAATATCCCCTTCTCAGAGAGCACGGTCGTGAGCGACTTTAAGCCTCTCGCAGACGAGGATCCGACTTCTCAGAATATGGAAGTCGTGATGGCAATCAGCCCGCAGTCAGCGATTGACACCGTCATGGCATGTCTGAAGAAGGCCGGACGCAATACAGCCGCCATTGACGTTGAGCCGCTCGGTTTAGCACGGTCGCTGGTCACGAGCTATGACGATCAACACGTTGGCAAAACGGTTTGCCTCGTCGAGATCGGCCACAAAACAACTTCAATCAATATCTACCGCAACGGTAAGCTTCTCCTGCCGCGCCAAGTTCCAATGGGCGGTGAGATGTTCACGCAGGCAATTGCCGATGCGATGGGCGTTTCCAACGAAGAGGCAGAACGGCTTAAGCAAGAGACCGCAGACCTCGACAGAGTCGATGTGGCTGCTGGTGTTGGCGGAGTTGCAACGCAAGCGTTCACTCCCTACAATCCATTTGCCGATGAAACCCCAGCTGACGATGCGGGCAGCGCGCCGACAGCAGCCGAAGCGCCTGCCGAAATCGCGCCGGTTGCCGATGCAGGCAACGACGGTGTGAACAAGGCGCTCGCTGGCGTAGCCGAAGAGTTCGCTGCTGAAATCAAGCGTTCGCTTGACTACTACCGCAGCCGAGGCAGCAACGTCGATGTGATCGCCCTCTGTGGAGGCGGTGCCAAACTTCGCGGTTTGGGAACGTATTTAACGAAGAGCACGGGGCAGACCTGTGACAATTACGACCCGATGAGGCGTCTGAACTTAAACATTCGGAAAGTTCCGCCGGCATATGTCGACGAACATCGCGAAGAGTTCGCGGTAGCCGTTGGAAACGGTCTGCATATCTGCTTCGAATAG